A single genomic interval of Saccharospirillum mangrovi harbors:
- a CDS encoding short-chain fatty acid transporter → MTQLVGHSSAIQRSSNFFVTLLQRYLPDPFLFAVILTFAVFLLVMPITGQGPMQVVDAWASGFWGLLTFSMQMALVVVTGHAMASAPAFKSKLAILAGIAKTPGQAIILVTVVSALACWINWGFGLVVGAIFAREIAGRVRNVDYRLLIASAYSGFLFWHAGLSGSIPLALASGSNLQAVTNGAVTAPIPTSVTLFSTMNFAILAVMFVTIPLLNRLMHPAPNQTVTIDPALLEKPAEKVIDKTNMTPAERLENSRLVSLLLGVMGFAYIIYYFIQNGFALNLNIVNFIFLFTAVLLHGTPRSLLNAVTQGARSCAGILLQFPFYAGIMGMMTAAGAGGMSLAGAISELFISISNETTFPLFTFLSAGIVNFFVPSGGGQWAVQAPIMMPAGEVLGVAPAKTAMAIAWGDAWTNMIQPFWALPALAVAGLGAKDVMGYCIMALLGSGIIISLGLLLF, encoded by the coding sequence ATGACTCAACTCGTTGGACATTCATCGGCCATACAACGGTCGAGCAATTTCTTTGTCACCTTACTGCAACGCTACTTACCCGATCCGTTTCTGTTCGCCGTCATTCTGACCTTCGCCGTCTTCCTGTTGGTGATGCCCATCACCGGGCAAGGACCGATGCAGGTGGTTGACGCCTGGGCGTCCGGTTTTTGGGGCCTGTTGACGTTCTCAATGCAGATGGCGTTGGTGGTGGTCACCGGCCACGCCATGGCCAGCGCACCGGCTTTCAAAAGCAAACTGGCGATACTCGCCGGCATCGCCAAAACACCCGGCCAGGCCATCATTCTGGTGACCGTCGTCAGTGCCCTGGCATGCTGGATCAACTGGGGTTTTGGCCTGGTCGTGGGCGCCATTTTCGCGCGTGAAATTGCCGGCCGGGTGCGCAATGTCGACTACCGTTTGCTGATCGCCTCGGCCTACAGCGGCTTCCTGTTCTGGCACGCCGGTCTGTCGGGTTCGATCCCGTTGGCCCTGGCCAGTGGCTCCAACTTGCAAGCCGTTACCAACGGCGCGGTCACCGCTCCGATTCCGACTTCGGTGACGCTGTTCTCTACCATGAACTTCGCCATTCTGGCGGTCATGTTTGTCACCATTCCGCTGCTCAATCGACTGATGCATCCGGCACCGAATCAAACCGTAACGATTGATCCGGCGCTGCTGGAAAAACCGGCGGAAAAAGTGATCGACAAAACCAACATGACACCGGCAGAGCGCTTGGAAAACAGCCGACTGGTGTCGTTGCTGTTGGGCGTCATGGGTTTTGCCTACATCATTTATTACTTCATTCAGAACGGCTTCGCGCTGAACCTGAACATCGTGAATTTCATCTTCCTGTTCACGGCCGTCCTGCTGCATGGCACGCCCAGAAGTTTGCTCAATGCAGTGACGCAAGGTGCGCGCAGTTGCGCTGGTATTCTGCTGCAGTTCCCGTTCTACGCCGGCATCATGGGCATGATGACCGCAGCCGGTGCAGGCGGCATGTCGCTGGCCGGTGCCATCTCGGAACTGTTCATCTCCATTTCCAACGAAACCACTTTCCCGCTGTTCACCTTCCTCAGCGCCGGCATCGTGAATTTCTTCGTGCCGTCTGGCGGCGGTCAATGGGCCGTACAAGCACCGATCATGATGCCGGCCGGTGAAGTGCTGGGTGTGGCGCCCGCCAAAACAGCGATGGCCATTGCCTGGGGCGACGCCTGGACCAACATGATCCAGCCGTTCTGGGCATTGCCAGCACTGGCGGTTGCCGGGCTGGGCGCAAAAGACGTTATGGGCTATTGCATCATGGCGTTGCTGGGCTCTGGCATCATCATCTCCCTGGGTCTGCTGTTGTTCTAA
- a CDS encoding DEAD/DEAH box helicase, whose protein sequence is MSFAPLGLATPLLKAVADQGYETPSPIQAQAIPAVLKGRDVMAAAQTGTGKTAGFTLPLLHRLSEGQRAGSNRARALILTPTRELAAQVGENVTAYSKYLPMRSAVVFGGVSINPQMKALRSGVDVLIATPGRLLDLHSQNAVRFNDLEVLVLDEADRMLDMGFIHDIKKILKLLPAKRQNLLFSATFSDEIRALAKGLVNDPVEIDVSPRNSTVKTVSQTVYTVDKKRKPALLTQLIQDGNWRQALVFTKTKHGANRLSEHLEKNGIRSAAIHGNKSQNARTKALEGFKAGKIHILVATDIAARGIDIDQLPQVVNFDLPNVPEDYVHRIGRTGRAGATGKAYSLVSADEAKLLAAIERLTKQKIQRTTLDGFEPDQNVPEARADDKPRRPNGNGGGNGNSRSRNGGQGQRRDGQSRDGRRSEGNRSGNRSSGNSNSGNRNSGNSRSSSGSSSDGANRNRPSGNRRSGNRSSGNRV, encoded by the coding sequence ATGAGTTTTGCCCCTTTGGGCCTGGCCACCCCGTTGTTGAAAGCCGTGGCCGATCAAGGTTACGAAACACCTTCCCCCATCCAGGCTCAAGCCATTCCCGCCGTGCTCAAAGGCCGCGATGTAATGGCCGCCGCCCAGACCGGCACCGGTAAGACTGCCGGTTTTACGCTGCCGTTGTTGCACCGCCTCAGTGAAGGCCAACGCGCCGGCAGCAATCGCGCCCGTGCGCTGATTCTGACGCCCACGCGGGAACTCGCCGCTCAGGTTGGCGAAAACGTCACCGCCTACAGCAAATACCTGCCGATGCGCTCGGCCGTGGTGTTTGGTGGTGTCAGCATCAACCCGCAGATGAAAGCGCTGCGCTCAGGTGTGGATGTATTGATTGCCACGCCGGGCCGCCTGCTCGACTTGCACAGCCAGAACGCCGTTCGCTTTAACGATCTGGAAGTGCTGGTGCTGGACGAAGCCGACCGCATGCTCGACATGGGTTTCATCCACGACATCAAAAAAATCCTCAAACTGCTGCCGGCCAAACGCCAGAACCTGCTGTTCTCGGCGACGTTCTCCGACGAGATTCGCGCCCTGGCCAAAGGCCTGGTGAACGACCCGGTCGAGATCGACGTCAGCCCGCGCAACTCGACGGTGAAAACCGTCAGCCAGACGGTGTACACCGTCGATAAAAAACGCAAACCGGCGCTGCTGACGCAACTGATTCAGGATGGCAACTGGCGCCAGGCGCTGGTGTTCACCAAAACCAAGCACGGCGCCAACCGCCTGAGCGAGCATCTGGAAAAGAACGGCATCCGCTCGGCGGCGATTCACGGCAACAAAAGCCAGAACGCCCGCACCAAAGCGCTGGAAGGGTTCAAAGCCGGCAAGATTCATATTCTGGTCGCCACCGACATCGCCGCGCGCGGCATCGACATCGACCAACTGCCGCAAGTGGTCAACTTCGATCTGCCCAACGTGCCGGAAGATTACGTGCATCGCATTGGCCGCACCGGCCGCGCTGGCGCCACCGGCAAAGCTTATTCGTTGGTCAGTGCCGACGAAGCCAAATTGCTGGCGGCGATTGAACGGCTGACCAAGCAGAAAATTCAACGCACCACACTCGACGGTTTCGAGCCCGACCAAAACGTACCCGAAGCCCGTGCCGACGACAAACCGCGTCGCCCGAATGGCAATGGCGGTGGCAACGGCAACAGCCGCTCGCGCAACGGCGGCCAGGGCCAGCGCCGGGACGGACAATCGCGCGATGGTCGTCGTTCGGAAGGCAATCGTTCCGGCAACCGCAGCTCGGGTAACAGTAATTCGGGCAATCGAAATTCAGGCAACAGCCGTTCGAGCAGTGGCAGTTCGAGTGATGGTGCGAATCGCAATCGCCCGTCTGGAAACCGTCGCTCGGGGAACCGATCTTCCGGTAACAGAGTCTGA
- a CDS encoding MarR family winged helix-turn-helix transcriptional regulator, which produces MRDGVDEILKQWQRERPDVDTGPMGVIGRLSRVTRLIENRLRESFAQQGLQPHEFDILATLRRAGAPYQLTAGQLMQASMVTSGAITNRIDRLVSKGWVERETDPDNRRSVNIRLSDSGREKVDAALAQHLATEASLLTSLSTTEQIQLTRLLRTLSIDLGDRPLGES; this is translated from the coding sequence ATGCGTGACGGCGTCGATGAGATTTTGAAACAGTGGCAACGCGAACGGCCGGACGTCGATACCGGGCCGATGGGCGTTATCGGCCGGTTATCGCGGGTGACCCGTTTGATCGAAAACCGATTGCGCGAATCCTTCGCCCAGCAAGGCTTGCAACCGCACGAATTCGACATTCTGGCAACGCTGCGCCGCGCCGGTGCGCCCTATCAGTTAACGGCCGGGCAACTGATGCAGGCGTCGATGGTCACCTCCGGCGCCATAACCAACCGCATCGACCGGCTGGTCAGCAAGGGTTGGGTGGAACGCGAAACCGACCCGGACAACCGCCGCTCGGTGAACATTCGCTTGTCGGATTCGGGGCGCGAAAAAGTCGATGCGGCGCTGGCGCAACATCTGGCGACCGAAGCCAGCCTGCTAACATCACTGAGCACCACCGAGCAGATTCAGCTCACCCGGTTGCTGCGCACCCTGTCGATTGATCTGGGTGACCGGCCGCTTGGTGAATCCTGA
- a CDS encoding CoA transferase subunit A, which translates to MAGFDKVVHSYADAMAGLEDGMTLLAGGFGLCGIPENLIQEIRRRGTRRLTVVSNNCGVDGFGLGVLLEDRQIATMIASYVGENALFEQQLLDGSLKVELTPQGTLAEKIRAGGAGIPAFYTATGVGTPVSEGKESRQFNGREYLMEAAIQGDFAIVKGWKADRFGNVVYRHTAQNFNPLVAAAGRITVVEVEEIVDVGSLPPDHIHTPGIYVDRVIQSQFEKRIEKRTVRAPAAAAL; encoded by the coding sequence ATGGCGGGTTTTGACAAGGTGGTGCACAGCTACGCCGATGCCATGGCCGGGCTCGAAGACGGCATGACATTGCTGGCCGGCGGTTTCGGTCTGTGCGGCATCCCGGAAAATCTGATTCAGGAAATCCGCCGTCGCGGCACCCGCCGCTTGACGGTGGTATCCAACAACTGCGGCGTCGATGGTTTTGGCCTCGGCGTTCTGCTCGAAGACCGCCAGATCGCGACGATGATCGCCTCTTACGTCGGTGAAAACGCTCTGTTCGAACAGCAACTGCTCGATGGCAGCTTGAAAGTTGAACTGACCCCGCAAGGCACACTGGCCGAAAAAATTCGCGCTGGCGGCGCCGGCATTCCCGCCTTTTACACCGCCACCGGCGTTGGCACGCCCGTCAGCGAAGGCAAAGAATCGCGTCAGTTCAACGGTCGTGAATACCTGATGGAAGCCGCCATTCAAGGCGATTTTGCCATCGTCAAAGGCTGGAAGGCCGACCGTTTTGGCAACGTTGTTTATCGCCACACCGCTCAGAATTTCAATCCGCTGGTGGCCGCAGCCGGCCGCATCACCGTGGTTGAGGTGGAAGAGATTGTCGACGTCGGCAGCCTGCCACCGGATCACATTCACACGCCCGGCATCTATGTCGACCGCGTGATTCAGAGCCAGTTTGAAAAACGCATCGAGAAACGAACCGTCCGCGCGCCCGCCGCTGCGGCGCTCTGA
- a CDS encoding GFA family protein produces MSIQGGCLCGQLRYQIDGPLLEAEHCHCSMCRRFHGAAFATYADFNPDDFHWLQGEDQLGIYEPNPGKGWAFCKNCGSSLGMPDSDGRLVSVALGTVDGEPGIRPMEHRYVGSKAVWYEITDALPQHVGRD; encoded by the coding sequence ATGAGCATTCAAGGCGGTTGTTTATGCGGCCAACTTCGCTACCAAATTGACGGCCCATTATTGGAAGCCGAACATTGCCATTGCTCAATGTGCCGCCGCTTTCACGGCGCCGCATTTGCCACCTATGCCGATTTTAATCCGGACGATTTTCACTGGCTGCAAGGTGAAGATCAGCTTGGCATTTACGAGCCGAACCCAGGAAAAGGCTGGGCCTTCTGCAAGAACTGCGGCTCAAGCCTTGGCATGCCGGATAGCGATGGCCGCTTGGTTAGCGTGGCCTTGGGCACGGTAGATGGCGAGCCGGGAATTCGCCCGATGGAACACAGATACGTTGGGTCGAAAGCGGTTTGGTATGAGATTACGGATGCGTTACCACAGCACGTCGGACGCGACTGA
- a CDS encoding GNAT family N-acetyltransferase, with product MNATKRITIQPFNARHRQRCYEIFNELDGWFGSEEINTDYTEQLNENDTLLAFVDEGVEGVISLQWHYDTTAEIYSMAVSLAHHRFGLGKQLLAAAESLARERGYKFLHVKTLGDTLPHPGYQKTRAFYENRGFNKLFQTHDLWDGLPTLLYVKALD from the coding sequence ATGAATGCAACCAAACGCATCACCATCCAACCCTTTAATGCCCGCCACCGGCAACGCTGCTATGAGATTTTTAATGAATTGGACGGCTGGTTTGGCAGTGAAGAAATCAACACCGATTACACCGAGCAGTTGAACGAGAACGACACGCTGTTGGCGTTCGTTGATGAAGGTGTGGAAGGCGTTATTTCACTGCAATGGCACTACGATACCACGGCAGAAATTTATTCGATGGCAGTCAGTCTGGCGCACCATCGTTTCGGCCTTGGCAAACAATTGCTGGCCGCTGCTGAATCGCTCGCCCGTGAACGCGGCTACAAGTTTCTGCACGTGAAAACTCTTGGAGACACCTTGCCTCACCCGGGCTATCAAAAGACGCGGGCGTTCTATGAGAATCGCGGTTTTAACAAGCTGTTTCAGACCCACGACTTGTGGGATGGCTTACCCACCCTGCTGTATGTCAAAGCGCTGGATTAA
- a CDS encoding acetyl-CoA C-acetyltransferase — translation MKAVIIAAARTPIGRFNGALASLSAVQMGSQLLAAMLARQPQLTDAIDEVILGQVLTAGCGQNPARQTALNAGLSDSVTALTINKVCGSGLKAVQLAAQSVLNGDARVAIAGGQESMSQAAHLLPGSRSGKKFGDWKLIDSMIVDGLWDAFNDYHMGQTAENIAQRWDISREQQDAFAVRSQQRAHAAQQAGRFNDEILPLSIAHPKAPEQLIDQDEQPRPDTNAASLASLRPAFRSDGSVTAGNASALNDGAALVAITTDAYARQMGLPILGVIDACSSAGVDPALMGTGPIAATQKVLEKAGWSLSDIDLIEANEAFAAQALCVSQELGLPDDRLNVNGGAIALGHPIGASGCRILVTLLHELQRQQLSRGLATLCIGGGMGISMLVSRPDI, via the coding sequence ATGAAAGCTGTGATCATCGCTGCTGCGCGCACGCCCATCGGCCGGTTTAATGGTGCCTTGGCATCGCTCAGCGCGGTGCAGATGGGCAGCCAGTTACTGGCGGCCATGCTGGCGCGCCAACCGCAATTAACAGACGCCATCGACGAAGTGATTCTGGGCCAGGTACTGACCGCCGGTTGTGGTCAAAACCCGGCGCGCCAGACCGCGCTGAACGCTGGCTTGAGCGACAGCGTAACCGCGCTGACCATCAACAAAGTCTGTGGCTCTGGCTTAAAGGCAGTGCAGTTGGCCGCCCAGTCGGTACTCAATGGCGATGCCCGCGTTGCCATTGCTGGCGGTCAGGAAAGCATGTCTCAGGCGGCGCATCTGTTGCCGGGCAGCCGAAGCGGCAAAAAATTCGGCGACTGGAAATTGATCGACAGCATGATTGTCGATGGTCTTTGGGACGCCTTTAACGACTACCACATGGGCCAGACGGCCGAGAACATCGCGCAGCGTTGGGACATCAGCCGCGAGCAGCAAGACGCCTTCGCAGTGCGTTCGCAGCAACGCGCTCACGCGGCGCAACAGGCTGGCCGTTTTAACGATGAAATCCTGCCGCTGTCGATCGCTCACCCCAAGGCACCCGAGCAACTCATCGACCAGGATGAACAGCCCCGCCCAGACACCAACGCCGCATCACTGGCGAGCCTGCGGCCGGCCTTTCGCAGCGACGGCAGCGTGACCGCCGGCAACGCCTCGGCACTCAACGACGGTGCCGCCCTGGTGGCGATAACCACCGATGCGTACGCCAGACAAATGGGCCTGCCGATTCTCGGCGTAATCGATGCCTGCAGCAGCGCCGGTGTGGACCCGGCGCTGATGGGCACCGGCCCGATTGCCGCCACCCAAAAGGTGCTGGAAAAGGCTGGCTGGTCGCTGTCGGACATCGATCTGATTGAAGCCAACGAAGCGTTCGCTGCGCAGGCGTTGTGCGTCAGCCAGGAACTCGGTTTGCCGGACGACCGGCTGAACGTCAACGGCGGTGCCATTGCGCTGGGTCATCCGATCGGCGCATCCGGCTGTCGGATTCTGGTTACGCTGCTGCATGAACTGCAACGGCAACAACTTTCTCGTGGCCTGGCCACGTTATGCATCGGCGGCGGGATGGGAATCTCCATGCTGGTATCGCGCCCCGACATTTAA
- a CDS encoding LysR family transcriptional regulator — protein MNPKQVRAFVAVAEAMSFADAAQRLHLSQPALSLAIKNLEQDLGGRLLTRTTRTLALTPEGEVLLSLARRLLTQWDNAEEEMKQRFKLQQGRIKIAAMPSFAASLLPRAIRHYHHSYPQVRVAVEDVLSDTVVDLVSQNQVELGVSFEPYQASELAFYPLFEDRFIAILPPAHPLAVLEQVSWRELMQFDFITLQRPSSVRAMIEQTLSQADIQLEVAFDAHQLATVGRMVSEGVGVAVVPALCRQQVTEQGALCRPVVAPEIRRRVGVVCKPRSSLSVAASAMLDVLIETLSTQPQDSVLPD, from the coding sequence ATGAACCCCAAACAAGTCCGCGCCTTTGTGGCCGTTGCCGAAGCCATGAGTTTTGCCGACGCAGCGCAGCGGCTGCACCTGTCGCAACCGGCGCTGAGTCTGGCGATCAAGAATCTGGAGCAGGACCTGGGCGGGCGCCTGTTAACCCGAACCACCCGGACGCTGGCGCTCACCCCCGAAGGCGAGGTGTTGCTGAGCCTGGCGCGGCGTCTTTTAACGCAATGGGACAACGCCGAAGAGGAAATGAAGCAGCGCTTCAAGCTGCAACAGGGGCGCATCAAGATTGCCGCCATGCCATCTTTTGCGGCCTCGTTATTGCCGCGCGCCATTCGCCATTATCACCATTCCTACCCTCAGGTTCGGGTGGCGGTGGAGGACGTGTTGTCCGACACCGTGGTCGATCTGGTCAGTCAGAATCAGGTGGAGTTGGGGGTATCGTTCGAGCCGTATCAGGCGTCGGAGTTGGCGTTCTATCCGCTGTTTGAAGATCGGTTTATTGCCATCCTGCCGCCGGCGCACCCGTTGGCCGTGCTTGAGCAAGTGTCCTGGCGCGAACTGATGCAGTTCGATTTCATCACCTTGCAGCGCCCGTCCAGTGTGCGCGCCATGATCGAGCAGACGTTGAGCCAGGCGGATATTCAACTGGAGGTCGCATTCGACGCTCACCAACTGGCGACGGTCGGACGCATGGTCAGCGAGGGCGTTGGGGTAGCGGTGGTGCCGGCGTTGTGTCGTCAGCAAGTGACGGAACAGGGGGCGCTGTGTCGGCCGGTGGTGGCACCGGAAATCCGGCGGCGTGTTGGGGTGGTGTGCAAGCCGCGTTCAAGCCTGTCGGTGGCCGCGTCCGCCATGTTGGATGTGCTGATTGAAACGCTCTCAACACAACCGCAAGACAGCGTGCTGCCCGATTGA
- a CDS encoding CoA transferase subunit B — protein sequence MALTREQMAQRVAQELQDGYYVNLGIGIPTLVANYIPDGMAVMMQSENGLLGMGPFPDEASLDADMIDAGKQTVTAIPGASIFSSAESFAMIRGGHIDLTVLGAFEVDVQGNIASWIIPGKLVKGMGGAMDLVAGASNIIVTMTHASKNGESKLLSHCTLPLTGQSCIRQVLTDLAWLEIRDGAFVLKERAPGVSVEEIREKTAGKLIIPDQVPEMEFHA from the coding sequence ATGGCACTGACTCGCGAACAAATGGCGCAACGCGTCGCCCAGGAATTACAAGACGGTTACTACGTTAACCTCGGCATTGGCATTCCCACTCTGGTCGCCAATTACATTCCCGACGGCATGGCCGTGATGATGCAATCGGAAAACGGTTTGCTGGGCATGGGTCCGTTTCCGGACGAGGCGTCGCTGGACGCCGACATGATTGACGCCGGCAAACAGACCGTTACCGCCATCCCCGGTGCGTCCATTTTTTCATCCGCCGAATCCTTTGCCATGATCCGTGGCGGCCACATCGACCTGACCGTGCTGGGCGCCTTTGAAGTGGACGTTCAAGGCAACATCGCCTCGTGGATCATTCCTGGCAAATTGGTGAAAGGCATGGGCGGCGCAATGGATCTGGTGGCCGGTGCCAGCAACATCATCGTCACCATGACGCACGCTTCCAAAAACGGCGAATCGAAATTGCTGTCGCATTGCACCTTGCCGCTGACCGGCCAGAGCTGCATCCGTCAGGTATTGACCGACCTCGCCTGGCTGGAAATTCGCGACGGCGCCTTTGTGTTAAAAGAGCGGGCGCCGGGTGTTTCGGTCGAGGAAATTCGCGAAAAAACGGCCGGAAAACTGATCATTCCCGACCAAGTTCCTGAGATGGAGTTTCACGCATGA
- a CDS encoding HAD-IA family hydrolase — MSLKAVLFDLDGTLVDSVPGLAEAVNGVLLEQGAPVCSEEDVRVWVGNGPQKLIERALQFRHISMPSEQALERFRHYYNRTLGNAVCYPGVREGLAQLKAAGLKLACVTNKSSHYTEPFLRQLELTDTFDLVLCGDEVDRPKPDPQSLQIICDRFAISPADAVMVGDSVNDLIPAEKIAMPRIAVSYGYHQNKPLDEHQPLQICDEFSAVVELCLS; from the coding sequence GTGAGTTTAAAAGCGGTCTTGTTCGATCTCGATGGCACGCTGGTCGACAGCGTGCCGGGTTTGGCGGAAGCGGTGAATGGCGTTTTGCTCGAACAAGGCGCGCCAGTTTGCAGCGAAGAAGACGTTCGGGTTTGGGTTGGCAACGGCCCGCAAAAACTGATCGAACGCGCGCTGCAATTCCGGCACATTTCGATGCCTTCCGAACAGGCACTCGAACGCTTCCGGCATTACTACAACCGAACCCTCGGCAACGCCGTTTGCTACCCCGGCGTGCGCGAAGGCCTGGCGCAATTAAAAGCCGCCGGTTTAAAACTCGCCTGCGTCACCAACAAATCGTCGCACTACACCGAACCCTTTTTGCGCCAGTTGGAATTAACGGACACTTTCGACCTGGTGTTGTGCGGCGACGAAGTAGACCGCCCCAAACCCGACCCGCAAAGCCTGCAAATTATCTGCGACCGTTTTGCAATATCACCGGCCGACGCCGTTATGGTTGGCGATTCGGTAAACGATTTAATTCCGGCCGAAAAAATCGCCATGCCGCGCATCGCGGTCAGCTACGGTTACCACCAAAACAAGCCACTGGATGAGCACCAACCGCTGCAAATTTGTGATGAATTTTCAGCCGTTGTTGAGCTGTGTTTGAGTTAA
- a CDS encoding EamA family transporter: MTRTRISQPLWLLTLVTAYAPMVWGTTYLVTTEFLPPDRPFLAGAVRSLPAGLALLLWVRRLPQGVWWWRSAGLGVLNIGAFFALLFVAAYRLPGGVAATLGAVQPLWVAVLAWLVLAQTPTLWRLGWGLAGVAGVALLVLNGELWLDPVGLLAGLLGTVSMGTGVVLTRRWGKPDSVLALTAWQFIAGGLLLLPLALWLEGVPPSLDARALAGYLWLAVPGSVIAYWLWFRGIGLLPVSSVSFLGLLSPVVATLLGWWVLGQALSAWQWLGFTLALAAIVGAQFPAPRLVFRTAPNKAGV, from the coding sequence ATGACCCGCACCAGAATTTCCCAACCGCTTTGGCTGCTCACGCTCGTCACCGCATACGCACCCATGGTGTGGGGCACGACCTATCTGGTGACCACTGAATTTCTGCCGCCGGATCGGCCGTTCCTGGCGGGCGCGGTGCGGTCGCTGCCGGCCGGGCTGGCGTTGTTGCTGTGGGTGCGGCGTTTGCCTCAAGGCGTCTGGTGGTGGCGTTCGGCGGGTTTGGGTGTGCTGAACATCGGTGCCTTTTTCGCCTTGTTGTTTGTCGCGGCGTATCGCCTGCCCGGTGGCGTGGCGGCCACGCTGGGCGCGGTGCAGCCGTTGTGGGTTGCGGTTCTGGCCTGGCTGGTGTTGGCCCAAACGCCGACGCTCTGGCGGCTGGGTTGGGGCTTGGCCGGTGTTGCTGGCGTCGCCTTGCTGGTGTTGAACGGCGAACTCTGGCTCGACCCGGTTGGCCTGCTGGCCGGATTACTCGGCACCGTTTCCATGGGCACTGGCGTGGTGCTGACCCGGCGTTGGGGCAAGCCCGACAGCGTGCTGGCGCTCACCGCCTGGCAGTTTATTGCCGGTGGTTTATTGCTGCTGCCGTTGGCGCTGTGGCTTGAAGGTGTGCCGCCAAGCCTGGATGCGCGGGCGCTGGCCGGTTACCTCTGGCTGGCGGTGCCGGGGTCGGTGATTGCGTACTGGCTGTGGTTTCGCGGCATCGGTTTGCTGCCGGTCAGTTCGGTGTCGTTTCTCGGTTTGCTGTCGCCGGTGGTGGCAACCTTGCTGGGTTGGTGGGTGTTGGGCCAAGCGCTGTCGGCCTGGCAATGGCTGGGATTTACGCTGGCGTTGGCGGCCATTGTTGGGGCGCAGTTTCCCGCACCCAGGCTGGTGTTCAGAACTGCCCCAAATAAAGCGGGTGTTTGA
- a CDS encoding NnrU family protein, which yields MAVLILGLVLFLGVHSVRIVAPQWRLSMLERLGEQGWKGLYTVVSLAGFALLVWGYSLARLSPTWLWVSPAWTYHVTALLMLVAFILLAAAYVPGNRIKAKLGHPMLLATKTWAFAHLLSNGTLADLVLFGSFLVWAIADFAVSRRRDRTEGVTYPVLGIGRDAAAIVVGVVAYVVFALWLHGLLIGVRPFG from the coding sequence ATGGCGGTTTTGATTCTCGGTTTGGTGTTATTTCTGGGCGTCCATTCGGTGCGCATTGTTGCGCCCCAATGGCGTTTATCCATGCTCGAACGACTCGGAGAGCAAGGCTGGAAAGGCCTTTATACGGTGGTGTCGTTAGCAGGCTTTGCGTTGTTGGTTTGGGGTTACAGCCTGGCGCGGTTGTCGCCCACCTGGCTGTGGGTCAGCCCGGCCTGGACTTACCACGTTACCGCCTTGCTGATGTTGGTGGCGTTCATCTTACTGGCCGCCGCTTACGTGCCCGGCAACCGCATCAAAGCCAAGCTCGGCCACCCGATGTTACTGGCAACCAAAACCTGGGCGTTCGCGCATTTGCTCAGCAACGGTACGCTGGCGGATTTGGTCTTGTTCGGCAGCTTCCTGGTCTGGGCCATTGCCGACTTTGCCGTTTCGCGCCGTCGTGACCGCACCGAAGGCGTCACTTACCCGGTGCTGGGCATCGGCCGTGATGCGGCGGCCATTGTCGTGGGCGTTGTCGCTTACGTTGTGTTCGCTTTGTGGCTGCACGGTTTGCTGATTGGCGTGCGTCCGTTCGGTTAA
- the nfsA gene encoding oxygen-insensitive NADPH nitroreductase: MNDVLTQLKNHRSIRAFTDQPIDQSTVEELIQAGQAAATSSFIQACTVIQVSKGARRDRLAELANNQAYVSNAPVFLVFCADMHRHQLACQMHDAPMKSGFTEQFLTASVDCALFAQNVVVAAETQGLGICYIGALRNNPADVAEVLELPHLTYPLFGLCLGYPDQNPEVKPRLPLSVVLKQERYSDAGDVDALRDYDETVRQYYQTRTGNPRSQSWTEQISGMLQKEARPHMLPFLQSRGFIKE, encoded by the coding sequence ATGAACGACGTCCTCACCCAACTCAAAAACCATCGATCCATCCGCGCCTTTACCGACCAGCCAATTGACCAAAGCACGGTCGAAGAATTGATCCAGGCCGGACAAGCCGCAGCAACCTCAAGCTTTATTCAAGCCTGCACCGTGATTCAGGTCAGCAAAGGCGCACGCCGCGACCGCCTGGCAGAACTCGCCAACAACCAGGCTTATGTCAGCAACGCGCCGGTCTTTCTGGTGTTCTGCGCCGACATGCATCGCCATCAACTGGCCTGCCAGATGCACGATGCGCCGATGAAAAGTGGCTTCACCGAACAGTTCCTGACCGCCTCGGTCGATTGCGCATTGTTCGCACAGAACGTTGTGGTCGCCGCTGAAACCCAAGGGCTGGGCATTTGCTACATCGGCGCGCTGCGAAACAACCCGGCCGACGTGGCCGAGGTGCTCGAACTGCCACATCTGACGTATCCACTGTTTGGTCTGTGCCTGGGCTACCCGGACCAGAACCCGGAAGTGAAACCGCGCTTGCCGCTGTCGGTCGTGTTGAAACAGGAACGTTACAGCGACGCTGGCGACGTAGACGCACTGCGCGACTATGATGAAACCGTGCGCCAGTACTACCAGACACGCACCGGCAACCCGCGTAGCCAAAGCTGGACCGAACAGATTTCCGGCATGCTGCAAAAAGAAGCCCGGCCGCACATGCTGCCCTTCTTGCAAAGCCGCGGTTTCATCAAAGAATAA